CAGTAAAGTAGGCAAACACGGTAGCCTTACAGtagctacgatctctacgtatttggggtcaatttaaggtcaaccttgattttacgaatcctgtgttttacgtacgcctttcggtcccgtaccgtacgtaaaatgaaggttcCACTGTATTATGTTAAGgtatttgattatgtttttgtttattatattcatAATGTTTATACCGTAAACCCTGATATAGTTTGACCCAATATATTCTGGTCCTTGGGTACGGACTGACTTCTCAAGTTCACTcagttttgtttaattaaggTGTTACTTTGGGCTTATTTACCCATTTAAGTTGGTTACCTACAGTACCCATTAAAGTTTGGAATAATTGATCCATGAAACAGGCAAGTTAACTAATCTTGTACAGGCACATAGAGTGaatatcaaattaattattatgtttgaTTTCAAGCAATATGCAAGTTAATATCCAAACTAAGAAATGCGGTATCATAAAACAATATAGTATtgtagtatatatttttttaaacatagttcatccattctttttttttatatatatgttttttataatgtttatatgagggccccttgattgtcaccATATGCTGTTTACGGTTACCCTCACTAAATAAggttcaataaaaaaataagataatattaattgtaatatttctttATATTCTTTTTAGAGTATTATCTATTATGTGGTACGTTCACCAAAAGTTGAGCAGTGGGTGTCCAACGAAGCAATCCAGGAAGCCTTTAAGCCATGTTTAGAAAGAAACTATGCAGATTTAGATCCGACCTTTAACCCTAAGATTGATGAGGATTATGATCATATAAACACGGGTATTTCAAGACACAGTTTCtgcaatgtatatttaaattggATCCAGCACTGTGCCAGCAGAAGACAACAGGTTAGAGTTCACTCCATAATGTTTTATCTACTAAATCTTGCCCCAATGTGTTTTTTGCACAAGCACCACTAGTTTGGGACCAGCTTCCACTCCATATTCATCATTGTAAAtctcttaaagatgtattgtccctttgtcaaattccaaaaaaaaaaaaaataaaaagattttgaaaaaaaagtgggtcattttgaagtattataatagttattaactttcacccaaaaatagtcgaaaaaaaaatcatttaactgaaatacagacgttttttggttaactttgacttccagtcaaagttttcgatcaaaacaaatctcataatgcaatgcgcatatttggctactctgtatgcataattataaaacttcctcgccatctgtgtgaaaacaccttctcaaccgtgacaagttgtaaacaatcctaattagcatcatgcataatgtatactcatggtttgaaatctttgtttactttgtttTCCAGacgtttatgtttattattattactatttattgTACTGTTTAGAAGACATGCTTGAATCAATATGGTTTTTAAAGCAAAATCCATATTACAGTACTATATTGAAATCGGCTAGTTCTATTAGAATCAGTTACTGTATGATATGAAAGAATGAAAGTTTATACTCCACCACCAACATTTCATACCAATCTTAATGTCCATAATTTAaacatgattttttatttttaattaattaatattattgatattattttagcCAATTAATTGTGACAAAGACTCTCATCTGGTTAGTCTTTGTTTTGGAATGTGTGTTCTTGGACGAAGAGCACTTGGTACTGCTTCCCATCACCTGTCAGCAAGGTtagtcatttattttataaaatggtTATTGCTTTTTGTATTTAAGACATAAGTCAACGTTAGAAAAAAACCATTATTTCCGAAAATCTAAAAAATGACAGatcttttcaataaaaacaaaaaattgaaaaatgtaaacatgaAAAATCTAAAATcggtgaaatataaaaaaacgttGTAAGTTGTAATCAAGTTACCttttatgattttaaataatttaagaaattaagtaaatcataatgtaaTCCTTATACAATGATTTTGTGTTTTTGAGCAGTAGTTTGGAGTCGTTCCTGTATGGTTTGCACGCATTGTTCAAAGGTGACTTTCGCATCATCTCAGAGAAGGATGAGTGGATCTTTAAGGACATGGAAATGTTGAGACGATGTGTTGCTCCAGGTGTCAGGATGTCACTCAAATTACATCAGGTATGTTTTGTTGTATAATCTGATGGTTTTAACACAAATCCAATAGTTTTGTAACTTTATTTAAGATAATCATTCTATGCATGCTATGATGATTGTGCAGTGAAGTTATATAGTACTCAAACTGTGAGCCTTTCTGAATGACTTCTGTAAATTAGAAAGACATCGAGCGCCTTAAACACCTACGCTATGTacatttgtatgtatattttacatgtaaatgaaaataaatggaCAAAAAAAAAGTCCATGGATGAGTATGTAATCGAATACACACTTAATGACAGAGATGACTGGTGTTGTCAatatattaatagtaatttCTGATTTCGTATGCTCTGCGTAAGATCTGAAAATTTGCATCCAAATAAGCCGGCTAGTACACATTAATCAGTTGTGTTTTGGTGGTATAGTGGTGCATACAGAAACAATGCATGTTCTTCATAGCTGACCTTCTATCTCATGGGAATGTTGAAGAATATCCACTGACATTTTTTTATTGCATTATATGtcatacagtcaactctcccaacaACAAACACTTTATATGTCAGTTATATGTCAGTTTTTCCGGAAAGGCTTGTAtttggaatgtgtttttaatggtgaaAATGAATTCCAATCCTTTTGGACCtcgattttattttataatttattacttgTTCAACAGGATCACTTCACATTACCAGATGAATACGATGACAATGCTGCACTCTATGATGCAATATCATCACACGAAGAAAACATGGTGATAACCCACGAGGGCGATCCAACCTGGAGGAATGCAGTTTTATCAAACACTCCGTCATTATTAGCGTTGCGTCATGTTCTGGACGAAGGAACGGACGACTACAAAATCATCATGTTAAATAGACGATATCTCAGTTTTCGAGTTGTTAAAGTAAACCGTGAATGTGTACGCGGTCTCTGGGCTGGGCAACAGCAAGAACTTGTGTTTCTACGTAACCGTAATCCAGAGCGTGGAAGTATCCAGAACGCAAAGCAAGCATTACGTAATATGATAAACTCTTCATGTGACCAACCGATTGGTTATCCAATCTACGTTTCACCTCTAACAACATCTTATTCGGATTGTAGCACACAATTGAACAGCGTCATTGGAGGACCTTTAAGTTTTGCtggaattaaaaataaagttatgaAGTTATGGACAAGGTAGGGAACAATAACAAATTgtgttttatactaaaaatagagttgtttttaaagatatattagaGTAAGTTATATTAATGTGTTTGTTTGAAATTACTTACATGCTTGAGTATTAATATCATTGCAATTATACTCAATGAACACACCTCTTCCAATCAGACTTCACCATAGGTGTCACATGGGATGCAGCAGTGGGGGAAGCGGTCATGGCGATAGGCGCGACAAAGACGACACCGACGGCACGCCTACACAACAACAATCAGCAGCGAACCCTGTAAGCGAGGCTGGACCTCCTGGCTCTCTCCCGGCAGAGGGCCAACAAGGTCTGCTGCAAACGCCAGCACACACTAGAGGGAGTTTGACTTCCAGCACAGGATCAATGGGCAAAACAGGATCGCCGTTCATTGTTTTACCCAGTATGATTGTTGAATCCGGTACTTTAAAAGAAGCTTTAGTACAGCGTGTACGAGTAAGTTCACtcaattttatttcaacataatTTTGACATACTTTATTACAGTCAATGctgtttaaattttgtttgtgATATTGCtatttgtttttactatttTAGATAAAAGAACCAAGCAAAGTTTTTGACACCCTAAACACAAGTAAACATGTGCAATGGCCGGATGATTCCATGAGGCTAACCGGCGGGAAGAATTCATGGAAGGCGTGGTATCCAGAGGCAGGTATGGAAGGAAACATAGTACATTCGTGGATGCCATCTCATCGGGAAGCAGCGCGTCGGTCGCATGTTGATAAAACTATATTACTTGTACAAATTGAAAACAAGTTTGTGGCAATTGGAGAAAGTGGAGTTGAGAATATAACAGAAAGTGAAGAAGTTTGAGAATACATTTATAGTGGTTTTTAACATGTGCAATGCAAAGAATATAAGATACATagtaagaaaaaatatacaatgtagcAACATTGTAAATGTTCAGCTATATTAGACTTATATTATAGGTTTACACAACATACATGTACGCTACATACTTGTACCGTATATCATGTGTACGCTACCTACATGTACGCTACATAAATTTATGATACATCTATGTATGCTACATAAATGTACACTATATATGTGTACACTACATACATGTACGCTACCTACATGTACGCTACATAAATTTATGCTACATATGTGTATGCTACATAAGTGTATGAGACATACGTGTATGCTACATACATGTACGCTACATAAATGTACACTATATATGTGTATGTTACATATGTGTATGCTACATACATGTACGCTACATATGTGTACGCTACATACGTGTACAATATTTACGTGTACTACATAAGTGTACGCTATATACGTATATGCTACATAAATGTACACTACATACGTGTACGCTACATAAGTGTACGCTACATATGTGTACGCTACATATGTGTATGCTACATAAAAGTATGCTACATAAATGTACGCTACATCCATGTATGCTACATACATGTATGCTACATACATGTATGTTCATATGTGTACGATACATATGTATACTACCTATTTGTATGAATGATTCAAATATGTATGCTGCATATGTGTAACGTAATGTCCTATTCCCCTGATAATCAGATCTTCCCCACAATGCATGCCATATCTTCCAAGAAGTAGGTGTTCTCCCCCTCCCCCATCACAACCAACCTGTTTAACAGAAATGCCCCTctttttcataatttaattgGAGGAGTCCCATAATGTTGTCCTTTATCAAACAGCATGTGTCTTAGATATGATATAAGGTGCATTCCAATTTGTAAAGTGTTTGTGAAATGTTGAATATATTAATTTCTTTACATATCGTTTATTCTATTCTTTAcagttaaaattaaacatgttttttttatgattaatATAGTTTGAATTTAACACAGCTTGGCGCataaaatatcaatcaatcaaaattattaattgcaATATATAAAATGACACCAAAGTAGATCACTATgaatgtatgataataattagtcactgaaaaatgaaaatttttttaatttaattggaaCATTCTGTGTTTTAATTCTAAATTGATATGCAAAATGTATCTAATGCCTAATTTATAACTTAATCAAATAATAACTAAATGAATCACAGATCATATTATTGATAAATCTAGTGAATAGAgaggaaaataataatataataattaattaatatattaatcgGATTATATGCAAAACTAgactaaaatttaaatttacagaGCCGTTTAGTTCTAACCTTATGATGGTCCTAATACACAGACACTTGCCAAATCTAATTATTACTTTTGTATTTGACAGTTGTTTTTATTACTGATTTTATAATTGTAATGCTGTTTAAATGTGCATAATCACTGATATAGACTCGAAAGCTGCGTGGCGTGGAATCGGAAAGTCGCTAGGGAGGGAGGGTACTTTGTGGAGCAGAGATGGGGAGATTAGACAATTGCAATTCCATTTTTTCCttcattatttatatgtttGTATCAATTAtattgaattcaattcaattcaatattgaattgaattgaattataatacAACATAGCTATGCCTTCGTCTATTTCTATACatgtaaaacacaattaattagTACCGTGATATACTAGCATAGTACCCATAGTTAACCATTTCAGCTCTGGAGGTACAGCTATTTCTTTTTTAGTACACATTCACTAAAATATCAATATctttatttaagaaatatcgggggttttttttaatgtttaaaaaactatttatttagtttaaatatttttggagttattttttattgattttttgttAAGGAGTGAGGTCTTGATTTATTgagaaaaaatgtataaaaacatGAAACAGAATATAAAAAGCGTCATATTATATTTGTACGAATTGTaagtatgaaaataaatttctaGTTATACCAAGTAACTATGGTCTTTATTTGCCTTTATTTTTATTCGCTTTCCATGACGTACATTTCAATGCATgcttaatatttaaataatgtgtttttacCAAACAATTATGTATCTAGAACTAAAGAATTTTGATATGGTTTATCAATTTTGCTTATTCGGCAATTAGTGGTTGGTAATCGTAACTTGTCTTTTCTGTTCGACGTTTTTTAACGTATAAACTGGCACCAACCAGGAAGACAACGTTCATAGCGACAAAGACTCCTATCAGAGGCATGCTGGAATGGTAGCTCTCTAAGTAGCTGTCTGCATTCACAGAGAGGTCTGaaattagaagaaaaaaaacatcttaaaatttcatttttgttatgATTTAGACACACCCaagtatatggccttgttataaaCATAACACATAGCAAAGATATAgcaattttatattcaatataaaaaataaaataaacttgtgTAAAATTTGCAGCAAACATTAAAATTGACAACaaaacattatacatttttttttaaatacgggGTTATTGTCAAGTATCCCGTTTAACGTTGATTCACATACAATTAAGATGCGGCCACTTTACGTCTCAaaatttttcatattttgtttacatccATCGAGAAgtttgaaatatatttatttatcaaaatggaATTAAAGTTACCTTGTTGGTGCGAGACATCACGGCGAATGATAAATGGACCTCGAGTTAACTGCTTTTTGACGTACGACGACTTGGAAACAGATCTTGTAACACGCTGATTGCAATTTCTGCTGCAACTAGTGTCTGTGGCATTGCAAACCGACATCTCACAATGTACATACACCTAAAACACGTGGATATTCAAACTAATTTCATTTCAGTAGAGTTATTTGTACGTGTTTTTATATGAAGTGGTCTCAATTTaatctacagtaggcctacaatttgtGTCAGTGGACCTATAAATGATTAACTcgatttttagtcgcgtgcaacccGCCTCTACAgctctgtcggtcggtctgtcgatcggtcggtaaacactaagttgagcacgcgactgctgCCATGTATTTTCTCACGTCACAAACAGTAGATGAAATTATTAATACACATGATGTTATTTTAAATCAACGCCTTGTAGAAAACAGGCTTTATTGCATTGAATTGACTTATAACTGTACAACAAAGGTTCAGCTTTCTACTAGTAGATGGTAATAAAGAATGTTCTCCTTACCTCGCCCTCCTCCTCAATAAATCTGAACGAATCCAGTGAAAAATGTACGTCAGTGTTGCTACTAGGCATAAAGGTGATTGTATCGTCGGAAGGacaactgtaaaataaatgttttcattCTTTGTCAACTTAGGCCGACATGTTTCGTGTGTTTAAATCTGTATCTCATATGTGATAATGTCATCACGTCTTAGAGAGGCTTTTACTCTGGCTTTTGAATATCTATTCATGTTTTTATCCCACTGACCTGtttgtgatgatgtcataacgtGGTGAAGTAGTCTGGTCCGATGTTCGTGTGGCCACGCACTTATCAATATACAACTTAATCTCCGGTGTAAATGCTTTCACAGAAGCCCCCAAATACATAGTCTCATCAATATCCACAACGACTGGATAAGCACTGTACTTGGTATTGAAGTCATCACCCGTGTACATGTCCAACGAGAAAGAGAAGTTGCCATTCTTTTCTACAGGATCTGAAATCACTTGAACCTCTTGTGGATCGAAGTTTACTGCAGATTTTCCAGTATTTTTAAGAGAGCATTTAAATGGATGAATGGCTTGGTGTTCTCTGGAAATTGTGTCGCTGTCGCCAACTCGTTTGAAGTAAACTGCATTAGAATACTCGATGACGTCATCTTGATACTAAATGAAATAACCAGTCTTACTTTTGTTCTATATATGCTATGGAAATTGCCTAAATAATTGATTGTTTTATCACATATCAATAAAGCAAACACATTTTGTTATCTCTCCTCTACTGTTGGCACTACTATTTACTCTACCCGCTGATTTTCTGATAACCAGAAGAACACTCTCCAAAGTGAATCTTTAAAATAGTCTGATAATAACCAATATCTGTTATTGCGAATAGACAAACACGTCTATATAGGCTAACCAACAATATTATGGCAACCATACTTACGGTAACTTCTGTTCCACATCTATCGTATCTGGTGTTGAAAACTAACCAGGAAATACCATCTTTCAAGACAATCTGATAGTCTGTGCAACTTGAATCGATTAAATGTGGAGCAAAATAAGTTGTGTCGATGAGAGAACTATCACCGATGTATAATGTCATACCAGTGTCACTGCACACCAAATCTAATTTAAAAGAGATATATGTTAGGATGGAGAGACGAAATTAGCAAATACACTAACAGAACAACCCGGACGAGAATGGCATATTGAGACATTGTTTTGCATTTATGGCGTTCCATAACTATAGTTGaagtaaaaatgtatattaaattagCAAAGTCTATAAAGTTACAATGTTCAATGTGCACTGTCTTTGTGGTACATAATTGGTCAAACATTTTTTATCTTATCTTTTTTATCTCATCATTGTTTCACACGATCTGGCTCCCTCGACAAATTATGATAGACgtttattgtgatttaaaagaaaaataaactcaATATAAATACAAACCGTTTTGAACTACAGGTGCTATAGTAGGTACTGTAGAATCGCCATCATCTATGATATTAAATGtaatcaaacaattaaacaaacataaaatatatgaaCGCAATACatttaaccatggagaaataacttatttctccatgatttaACATATCGGAGAATTTTCCTCCAAATCTCACTTGCACTGACGACGGATTAGTTTTAGTCACAAGCTCTGCTCGGCTGTTTTATTTATCGATTGATTTGGCTTTTTGCTTATCTtatgtatcttcattgagatgaACTGCAGTTTAATTTTTACTGTAATTTGCCATTGAATTTATCTAAATTTGATGTATGACTTTACCAGTAGTTCGGCGATTGTAGATAGTTGTAGGTTTGTTTGCGTCTGGAAAATATAAGTTCATAATAAAAGATAATTGAATAATTTAGCAATCCAGTTTTTAAATTatgtgtattataataatatatacattgtttattttttttaccagTAGTTTGACTGTTGTCAAAAGTTGTAGGGTTGTTGCCGGCTGAAAATATGAGTtcataaaaaaagataatttaataattttagcaATCCATAGTAAACAACGCTAACAGTGCTTAAATTatgtgtattataataatatatacattatctttattttgttaCCAGTAGTTTGGCGGTTGTCGAAAGTTGTAGGATTGTTTCCGtctgaaaattaaaatgtgaaaacaatatgaaaatatatttataatccaTGTAAACAGTAATGGCATTGTTTCTTTTTCATTAGTTTCTTATGAAGAACTTACGAGTAGTCTGTTGGTTGTCGAAAGTTGTAGGATTGTTCCCTGCTGAAAAGtcaaatgtgaaaacaatatgaaaatacataaaaaaatccTTGTAAACAATAATGGCATTGTTTCTTTTCATGAGTTTCTTATGATTAACTTACGAGTAGTCTGGTGGTTGTCGAAAGTTGTAGGATTGTTCCCGGCTGAAAAGTAATATCAAAATACaattcaatatttcaataatCCATGTATACAACGGTGAAAATGTTGTttctatatttcataatttatctaCTTACGAGAAGTCGGGTGGTTTTCGGCTGAAATTCCAATTTAAaagcaaacaattaaataaaatccaTGTAAAAcgtttaaattgtttatacttaattaattatgaagCACTTACGAGTAGTCTGGTGGTTGTCGAAGGTTGTAGGGTTATTTTCGCCTGAAaagtaaatttttttaaactacaatTAAAATCCATGTAAAAACGTTaccattatttatatttcataatttcttATGAAGAACTTACGAGTAGTCTGGTGGTTGTCGAAAGTTGTCGGATTGTTGTATTCTGGtggaataaataatgaataacatTACCTCTCTAATTTTTCAGATGTGGTAAACAGTTTTTAGTTTaacaattaaacaatatttcaaATAGTGCCGTGAATAGtgaatgaaatatatatttttcattcGATAAATCTTCCTTTACATAaacttatttaaattattattattattttaatttattcttattGATAAGCCGTGGATAATGgtatctaggcctacatattggAAAAGCATAATAATGGATCTGTAGGTATTCAAATTACCTGTTGGCTGTATAGGAACTGTGGTAGCTGAAATAAAACAACACATGTGATTAAGACGTTAAATAATATATCATGTTAAAACTCAGACGTTctggtaattttattttttttagactTCTTAGGATTAACAAATTCGTTATCTTATTGTTTTCtatttgattaaaacaatgtaaaGGATTCAGCGGAATTGAGGtttcatctttttttctttatctttttgttttgtttattattagccagtttatttatttatttgttgaccaTACACCTTTGAATCGGTGGCACTCACAATATTTGGTGCGGTCCAAtaaacaaaacagaacaaaacatattgaaaataaaaaaaacatgaacaactAAATGTCgatttaaaatttagtttttttgcATAGTTTATTATTTCTGTCGAATTTAAATAACAGAAAGTTTCcgttataatttaaattacagaaaaatgGATCACTGGATGCGTGATGCATGGTTTGTGGTCATGCAGATGATGAACATTTGTGGCCATATGGTGAAGATAATCGCGATGCTACTGATAACAAAGTGTAGGCCGTACTTACATTCAGGACACTTCCCTTCACTTATCACTATATTGTCAACAGCAATATCTCCTTTGTTATCATACCCTGCCACTCCTTCAAAAAACACATAATTCTTTGGATCGTAAAAATAGTAGTTGAGGTTGACAAAATCGCTGGAACCATAGTGCCATCCGGGACCTTGATTCCCATTCATGGTCCAATAGGATAACGCGTTTGTAGAGCTCACTTGATACCAAAGTCGTAATTGGTTGACGCCACTTCCATCCATGTTGTAGTAAAACTCTACACAAAAGTCGTACCATTCACCGGGCAGGATGGGGCTTTTTATCCGTGCGTTATCGGTATTCGAGGTTGAAGAAGTGTTTATGTATATATAGAAATcatctacaaaataaaatagagCAACATTTGTTTGAAACCTGATTGgtaacataatatatttaaaacttaaaaatacatttttatatttttgttgttgaatatgctattataatgtcacataatagttattcactttgaccaaaaaaatttgattgaaaaagggaattatttaggcctacacaaaaaaataaaccaattgaaagcaaaaaaatattcgtttttttttccattaaatttaaccgtttattttgtatttttataagtgaaaatcaCTCTTTTTGttcgtttttagtcgcgtggacgcgactctatagttcactatgtcggtcggtcggtctgtcaatctgtcggtctgtcggtctgtctgtcggtccggtatcactatgcgttttagcatgcgacttatggctgttggtcTCTTGTTTCTACtgaagtaaataaattaaatctgcAAAATGGCCATTCAAAGTCTGatattaattaatcttcattctCAATGTAGTTTTTGGAggaaatacattttaaagagaAAAAATGTAATACGACATGTAATTACTTGCATTTCCCGATTGGccattggttgaaactgcattaCCATTCAGCGTAGCTCCAGAAGAACGTGACCAATCGAAATTGTCCATCCAAGTTTCTTGGACCCATCCGTCAAAGCCTGTTTCAAAGTCCGAGGTGATGACAGTGCTGTACTGCGAAGATACTGTGTagaaaataattgatatttaaaaGAGAAAACTCACCGCACTACAACAACTGACAAAACATGCGTAGCCGGCCAGGATTTTCTCCGAAAAAAGGCGTAAGTGGTTGCGTCCAGTGGGAACTAAGTTTAATGGCCTAAATTCGGATGAATACAAGAACAAGATTGTTTGCGGCAATCTTCAGATTGGACTGACTACGACAGACATAGATATGCTATCTAGTTTGTAATTTTTTTCGTGAATTCGGCAAAATATTTGAACGAAAACACATTATTACAAGACAATGTTTACCCAAATTGTTAAAAATCTGCAGAAACAGCAACAACACGATTACTCCTGTAGAATTCATGTAGGCGTATGGTTTGACGATTAAACTTTGAGTAATGTAGCTGAGTTACTGTTATACTTGAACGTGATAGCAAGAACGTCAAATGTCCTGCTTGCTGccttaatattattaaatatatgcATTTATCTCGACTAGCAATCTTAACATATGGCGGAATTCTGAAATTTCTTtatctaaattaaatatattaattagcCTACGCTATcgatatataaaaacatatgaTTGTTTTCATGTTTGCCAATTTGTCtatcttttatttaattcagCTGTTCGTCCGATACGTCACACGCAAATTAACTGAAAAAAGGTATTGACAGTATTAAAAGAATATGGAAGACTCattcaaattcatttatttggtcattttgtaataattattgtaaaatatatagaAAAAGTCTCCAAtcatgaattaaaaaatacagaaaatgtattatttttttcgtAAACACACAAAAGGCAACATATGCAAGTTCAGTATAGTATTTTGTCATTAAAAAGTACGGATGGAAAAAGAAGGACGAACAAAATGTACATGGCGTTAGGCCTAGTTCTCTGAAGTTTGCAAATAACGAAACAAAGTGGCATGACGAATGTGGTGGCTATTAATAAATGCATATGTAGGCCTGCTGTACGATACATTTCGCAAAAAGTTGAAAaagtacatttttgttttgttttaataagaTCAGTGAATATTTCCTAAACATAAGAATCTTCCACAGACAAATTTCTTTAGAAAGTGGATTTTCATAATGAGTCTCTGAATCCACCAATGACCGGTGAATTATCAATTGTAATGGACATGTCGACTTCATTACTTGAAAGTACATAGCCATGATTATTGCGTGATGAAAAACTCGTTTATA
The window above is part of the Antedon mediterranea chromosome 10, ecAntMedi1.1, whole genome shotgun sequence genome. Proteins encoded here:
- the LOC140061009 gene encoding CUB and zona pellucida-like domain-containing protein 1, whose protein sequence is MYTGDDFNTKYSAYPVVVDIDETMYLGASVKAFTPEIKLYIDKCVATRTSDQTTSPRYDIITNSCPSDDTITFMPSSNTDVHFSLDSFRFIEEEGEVYVHCEMSVCNATDTSCSRNCNQRVTRSVSKSSYVKKQLTRGPFIIRRDVSHQQDLSVNADSYLESYHSSMPLIGVFVAMNVVFLVGASLYVKKRRTEKTSYDYQPLIAE